TCGGCGGCATAGCTGAGCACGCCACCATGGACAAAGCCAAATTGTTGGGTTAGCTCAGGGTTAATTTTCAAACGTAACTCGGCGTAGCCTTGGCGAAATTCGCTAATTTGGGCTTTGAGCAACTGGCTGAAAGGCTGGCTAGCTAAAATCTGCTGACCGATAGAGGTTAGATCATCACTCATTTGAACCTCACACAGAATAAGGATTTGGCGATGGCTGAGCATGTGCCGACAATTTTGGTGGTTGAAGATGCTGTCGATTTGGCCGAAGTGCTGGTGCGCGAACTAAGCAACTTGGGTTACCAAGTCTGGCATGCTGCCGATGGCCGAACAGCTCTAAGTTTACACCAGCAACATCAACCAGATTTAGTGATTTTAGATTGGATGTTGCCGCAACTTGATGGTTTAGAGGTATTGCGCACAATTCGCCAAACTAAATCGACTCCGGTGTTGATGTTGACAGCGCGGAGCGAAGAAACCGATTTGGTGGTGGGCTTGGAATTGGGTGCTGATGATTATTTGACCAAACCATTTGGCATGCGCGAACTGATTGCTAGAGTGCGAGCTTTGTTGCGCCGTGATCAGCGGATTCAGCAGTTGTTGCAGGCCGATGCCCAACCAGCGACCGAGGTGTTGCGCTATGGCGATTTGGTGCTTGACCCGCATTTGCACATTGTTGCCTTGCGCCAGCAGGAGCTTGATTTAACCCCAACTGAGTTTGCGATTCTCGATTTGTTGTTGCGCAATCCAGGCCGAGCTTTTAGCCGCAATTACTTGCTCGATACAATTTGGGGCCAAAGTTATGTTGGCGGCGATCGCTCGGTCGATAATGCCATGCTACGTTTACGCAAAAAATTGGCCGATTTTGGCGATGCAATCGAGACGGTTTGGGGCTTGGGCTATCGTTTGCAAGCGGAAGCACCACGATGCTGAAGTTTTGGTTGCGTTGGTATGGGCAGGCGGAGCTTTGGCAAGCATTTGCTCTAATGCTGCTGTTCGATGGCTTGTGTTTGGCAATCCTGCTCGCAATTATTTACCTCTTGCCAGTTGAAGTTTTTGTGTTGATGACTGGTGGCTTCTTTGTTTTAGGCGTTGGCACGGTGATTTTTGGTTTGAGTTTGGTGTTGTCTGAGGGTGGTTTTTGGCGGCAACTGCTACTTGATCTTGGGGCATTTGGGTTGGCGATGCTTTGCCTGGTGGGTCTGGGCGGCCTGATTTCGTGGCATGAACTTTCACGGATTATGAGTCCTTGGAATGATGGTGATTTTGCTCAGTCGTTCCCTGATATGCTGATTTTCTTTGCATTGCATGGCATCACATTTTTGGGCACACGCTTTTTGATGCGCGTTTGGCGTTGGTGGAATCGCTTGCGCAAACGCTCATTGCTTTGGACATTAACTCACGATCAATTGACGATTGTGTTTGTGTTGATGCTGATTTTTGGCATGGGCATGGCGCTGCTTTCGATCCAGTTGCGCAGCGAAGAATTAAGCCAATCGAATGATGCTGTGGTGTTTTTGATTGAACATGTGGTGCAATATTCGTTGCTCGGCTCAATTTATGGCGTGCTCATGGTGATTGGCTTATTTGTGTTTTTGCCAGTGGCCATGCTGCTTTCATACATGTTGGTGCGGCGCATTATGCAGCGCATCGCAGCCCTTGCTAACGCTACCACGGCCTTGCGGGAAGGCGATTATAGCTCGCGAATTGTAGTTAATGGTACTGATGAGATCGCTCAACTCCAAGCCAATTTCAATGCGATGGCTGAGCAATTGGCAACTACCGTCAATGCCCTGAAAACCGAGCGCGATCGGGTGGCGGCATTGCTTGATGATCGGCGCGCCTTAGTTGCCAGCGTTTCGCATGAATTACGCACGCCGGTTGCCACCCTGCGCGGCTACCTAGAATCGAGCTTGCAAACCGAACAAGCCTTAACTCCCCAAGTTCAGCGTGATTTATTGGTGATGGAGCGCGAAACCCTGCGTTTGCAACAACTAATCGAAGATCTCTTTTTGCTTTCGGCGAGTGAGGTTGGTCGTTTGACCCTCAAGCTTGAAGCGCATCCAGTGGCACCCTTGATCAACCGGATTGTGCAAACGGTGCAGCCCTTGGCTTGGCGACAATCGCGGGTTGAAGTGCTGGCCGATTGTGCTGCTGAGCTTGATCAAGCCCTGATTGATCCCCAACGTTTTGAGCAGATTTTGCGTAACTTGCTGCATAATGCCTTGCGCTACACTCCACCTGGTGGTTTGGTGGTGGTGCAAGCGCTTAATCAGGCCAACTCGATTCATATTTATGTTCGTGATACTGGCAGCGGCATCGACCCCACCGAACTTAGCGCAATTTGGCAGCGTTTTTATCGTGCCAACAATCGCGCCAACGAACAATATCAAGGTGCAGGCTTAGGCTTGGCGTTGGTCAAAGAACTCACTGAATCGATGGCTGGTTCGGTAGCAGTTGAAAGCCAGCTTGGCGTTGGCACCAGCTTTTGTATTTGTTTCCCCAAAGCCGCAACTTCGGCAATTCAGCAATAGTCTGCGACAATTTTGCGACAACTTCGTGATACTGCGGTAACACTTGCCGCCTATGCTAAAGCCCATCACAAGGAGGCTTTATGCAACGTTTATCGATTGCCACAATCAGCATCGCCAGCCGTCGTGCCATGCTGCATAGCTTAATCAATCCAAACCCTGCTTATGAATTAATTGCTGATATTACCCACGCTGAGGCGCTGCAATTGCTGCCCAATCTTCAGCCAGATATTGTGGTGCTTGATGCCGCGATGTTGAATATTAATCCCTTGGTTGCTCTCAAAAGCTTGGTCCAATGGCCAAATCATCCGGCAATCATTGTTTTGACCAGCGGTGTTGGCAATGAACAACGGCTTTGGCACGATTTGGGGGCGCAGGCGATTGCGCGGCTCGAACAGCCCGAAACGATTGAGCAAGCCTTAGCTCAAATCGTCCGCCAAGCGCAACTTCAAGCTGCCTAAAAACGAGGGGTTAGGGGTTTAGCAAAGAATGCGAGGGGCCGAAACCACGAAGGACGCGAAGCTCGCGAAGGGTGAGGGGTCAGGATTTGGGGGCTAGGGGTCAGATTTGAATTACCTAGCCCCTGAATCCTAGCCCCTGAATCCTAAATCCTCTCTGTTAAAAACCGATCCCCAGCCCCCAACAACCGATCCCTAAATCCTATGTTCTTTGCTCTATGTTCTAAATAAAGGAATTTTACATGCTTGCGACACATTCAAATACTGCGCTAGTCGCCCTGATGCGCGATGTTGTGCATACGGTGCAACTTGGCACAACCACCTTGACGATTCTGAATGGCATTTCGTTGGAAATTGCCCGTGGCTCGTGGGTGGCTTTGACCGGCCCATCCGGCTCAGGCAAATCGACCTTGCTAGGGATTTTGGCAGGCCTGGATACACCGAGCAAAGGCCATGTACGCTTGAACGATGTTGATATTACCAACATGGGCGAGCCGCAATTGGCCCGTTTGCGCAACCAAACAATTGGGGTGGTTTTTCAATCGTTCAATTTGATTCCAACCATGACCGCCCAAGAAAATGTTGAAGCACCTTTATTTGTGCATCGCAATCGCAGCGATATTAGCCAACGTGCCAAGGCCATGCTGGAATTGGTTGGCCTCGGCGATCGACGCGATCATCGGCCAGCCCAACTTTCGGGCGGCCAGCAACAGCGGGTGGCGATTGCCCGCGCCTTGGTGACAACGCCGCAATTGCTGATTGCCGATGAGCCAACTGGCAACCTTGATAGCACCACCAGCCAGCAAATTCTTGAATTATTTGCCGATTTACGCCGCCAACTCAATATCACGATTGTGATGGTGACCCATGATCCTGATGTGGCCGCGCGGGCTGATCGCCAATTGTATCTCGTTGATGGTCAGATTCGCCACGATAGCGCGAGGGTTTAATCATGGGTTTGGGCTTTACCTTTAATTATGCTTGGCGCTCGTTACGCTTGGGTGGTCAGCGCACGCTGTTGGCGATTATCTGTATTGCCTTTGGCGTGATGTCGCTTGGCTCGATGCAAAGTTTATCGACGGCGATCAATCAAATTTTTATTGAAAATCGGGTTAGTGTTGGCGGCGATGCCATGCTCGATTGGCCCAATGGCCCGATTGGCCCCGAACAACAAGCCCAACTTGAGCAATGGAAACAAACGGGCGTGATTGGCGGCTATGTGGTCTATTCGGCAATTCCGCCTGGGTTGCTCAAGCCTGTTGGCGGCGATCATGTGATTTTTGGCGATATTGGCTATGGGATTGATCCGCAAAGTTACCCGTTGTTGGGCGAATTGCATGTGAGCCAACCAGCCAATGCCAGCATGAGCGAGTTGCTGAACCAGCCCGATACCTTGGTGGCTACTGAGCTTTTGGCAATTCAGCATGATCTGAAACTTGGGCAAGAACTGGTGATTTTGGTCGATCAAGGGGCAACGCCCAAACGCCTGAAATTGGTCGGTTTGGTGGATCAAGTGCCGAACAAGAGCGCTGGCAGCTTATTTTTTAGCCTGGCGACGGCCCACGAAATTTACCCTGAAGCCAATTTGAATTCAGTGCGGGTGGTTTGGGGCCAGCAAGGTGCTCAAGTAGGCATGCTAGAGCAAGCTGGTTGGTCGGTTGCCACCGTCAGTAGCGAGCCATCGGATACCGCTGGTTTATTCAACATGACCTTGCGCGGCGCTGGAGTGCTGGGCCTGATCGTCAGCGGAATTGGCGTGGCCAATACCATGCAAGTTGTGCTTGCACGTCGCCGCAACGAAATTGCCATTCTCAAAACCTTGGGCTATCGTGGCCCACAATTGTTGTTGCTGTTTGGCTTTGAAACGGCGTTGCTTGGGCTGATTGGCAGTATCTTGGGTGCGGTGGCCGCCGTATTAATCGGCGATCAACTCACCGATTTGTTTGCACGTAGCAGCGCCTACATCCTACCAACCGTCGTCGATTGGCAAATTTTGGCTGGAGCAATTGGCTTGGGCATCGCCACAACCTTGATCTTTGGCATGGTGGCGATTGTAAAAGCCAATGCGGTACGACCTGGCTCGTTGCTGCGTTCTGGTCCAATCGAAGTTAACCCGACGACCCGCCGCGCCATGGTTGGGTTGTATGCAGCTTTGGGAGCAATGTTTGCCTTGGTTGCTAGCATTAGCATGGGTTCGTTTGTTGCAGGCATGCTTTTGTTCGCAGGAGCAGTATTTGGCTTGGCG
The DNA window shown above is from Chloroflexota bacterium and carries:
- a CDS encoding ABC transporter ATP-binding protein; its protein translation is MLATHSNTALVALMRDVVHTVQLGTTTLTILNGISLEIARGSWVALTGPSGSGKSTLLGILAGLDTPSKGHVRLNDVDITNMGEPQLARLRNQTIGVVFQSFNLIPTMTAQENVEAPLFVHRNRSDISQRAKAMLELVGLGDRRDHRPAQLSGGQQQRVAIARALVTTPQLLIADEPTGNLDSTTSQQILELFADLRRQLNITIVMVTHDPDVAARADRQLYLVDGQIRHDSARV
- a CDS encoding FtsX-like permease family protein, whose product is MGLGFTFNYAWRSLRLGGQRTLLAIICIAFGVMSLGSMQSLSTAINQIFIENRVSVGGDAMLDWPNGPIGPEQQAQLEQWKQTGVIGGYVVYSAIPPGLLKPVGGDHVIFGDIGYGIDPQSYPLLGELHVSQPANASMSELLNQPDTLVATELLAIQHDLKLGQELVILVDQGATPKRLKLVGLVDQVPNKSAGSLFFSLATAHEIYPEANLNSVRVVWGQQGAQVGMLEQAGWSVATVSSEPSDTAGLFNMTLRGAGVLGLIVSGIGVANTMQVVLARRRNEIAILKTLGYRGPQLLLLFGFETALLGLIGSILGAVAAVLIGDQLTDLFARSSAYILPTVVDWQILAGAIGLGIATTLIFGMVAIVKANAVRPGSLLRSGPIEVNPTTRRAMVGLYAALGAMFALVASISMGSFVAGMLLFAGAVFGLALLNWLFQAILWLVAKTPLPGYWLRLASRNMQRNGQRAAFAIIALAIGVFTIGFSAAALLTVQKELDARADPNTNLNRAMWVITAPSESTKVAQIVEQLQQPALEPIQLLKLQTSLPELEGVKFETSARSATQIGDIQLTEGQWQAAADQVMFSTWFFSEIPLGTELELIGSNGRLNVRLVGRYENQRSQASSAIVISPDAVSQLVAQPVTLIYALNLPINQLSTATNTFNQAIPQAFVYNEVEMYNTTQMIYRSLGLFVVAVAGLAFVAGMVLIANAVGLALFERRREMGIFKAVGYSTAHLLRSISMEYSLVGLIAGSAGMLAVWLAITVINTLEPKAGLGLDALPGLLIFAFAIGLALLTALGVAWRPAHLRPLHVLRDE
- a CDS encoding response regulator transcription factor, with the translated sequence MAEHVPTILVVEDAVDLAEVLVRELSNLGYQVWHAADGRTALSLHQQHQPDLVILDWMLPQLDGLEVLRTIRQTKSTPVLMLTARSEETDLVVGLELGADDYLTKPFGMRELIARVRALLRRDQRIQQLLQADAQPATEVLRYGDLVLDPHLHIVALRQQELDLTPTEFAILDLLLRNPGRAFSRNYLLDTIWGQSYVGGDRSVDNAMLRLRKKLADFGDAIETVWGLGYRLQAEAPRC
- a CDS encoding HAMP domain-containing histidine kinase yields the protein MLKFWLRWYGQAELWQAFALMLLFDGLCLAILLAIIYLLPVEVFVLMTGGFFVLGVGTVIFGLSLVLSEGGFWRQLLLDLGAFGLAMLCLVGLGGLISWHELSRIMSPWNDGDFAQSFPDMLIFFALHGITFLGTRFLMRVWRWWNRLRKRSLLWTLTHDQLTIVFVLMLIFGMGMALLSIQLRSEELSQSNDAVVFLIEHVVQYSLLGSIYGVLMVIGLFVFLPVAMLLSYMLVRRIMQRIAALANATTALREGDYSSRIVVNGTDEIAQLQANFNAMAEQLATTVNALKTERDRVAALLDDRRALVASVSHELRTPVATLRGYLESSLQTEQALTPQVQRDLLVMERETLRLQQLIEDLFLLSASEVGRLTLKLEAHPVAPLINRIVQTVQPLAWRQSRVEVLADCAAELDQALIDPQRFEQILRNLLHNALRYTPPGGLVVVQALNQANSIHIYVRDTGSGIDPTELSAIWQRFYRANNRANEQYQGAGLGLALVKELTESMAGSVAVESQLGVGTSFCICFPKAATSAIQQ